The DNA segment TCCCATCGCTCGAAACCTTGAACATGTACACCACGTTGTGCAGAATATTTTGAACAAGATAGAATATCTTTTTAATCTAATCTCATGCATAAAATAAACTCTACGTTATGAAACAAACCCATGTCTTGTAGATGCATGTCTACGTGAACAATGAGTGCATTTGTTATGCGCTTTTTTCCATCTACTGTGGTTTTTGGAGAAGTCGTGGATATGCAGATAGCTAAAGAGAATTAGCAGTTCTTTAATTCTAGTCTCTGACACATATCAATATCCCCAGTCAAGATAATGTCTGATATTTCAAGTGTCTATTTCAACATGACTGTGCACTCCATAAAacaagggcggtggggtagcctagtggttaaaccgttcgctcgtcacactgaagatccgtGTTCAATTCCGCACGTgagtacatttctggtgtctcccgccgtgatattgctggaatcttgctaaaatACTCGTAAAACTGAACTTCCTCCATAAAACGACATTCAGACCATTACTGTTGTTACGGATGTTTGGTAACAattgtatcttttgttgtttattaagACCACCCCGCTTGCCTCCCTTTGTGGTCTTATTCACTGCCACTCCCAGTTTACATACTGCTTTTAAAACTCATAATGATAAAACAGTCCGTGTTGTTTTTAAAATGGAGAAAGTCAGTCTAagcaaacttagtctcagtgtatttcgtcacactccaccactgagtctaacaaaacctaatagaaggtcgcgtcaggtaacctttgagcaaccaatgaccgcccagtcaaacgcgagacggttaaatagatttaaccaatcagacaacggctactattcggggatcggagggactttcaaaatattcaggtcactgacacagatgtctccacaaacaaaaatccacatataacaccACTATTTGACCTGAGGTATATAcgcttttgggtttctgttgacatggttaccattagctaatatttccgcaagatggcATCCTTGAATAtagccaaaaacaccattttcagcgactgtttactcaccgttgtcatggctgtacgtacgccgtgtacatcacccggaagcgagcgtacgctaaatagtattcggaatcgttcgagataaaaagttcaaaaggtatgtgcgaatgtgcactttcgcgatttggtaagctgtgttcagactggtcaatctcaaaggttacttgactcgacctcccataaggttttgttagactcagtagtggcgtgtgacgaaaagtactgaggataagtttactagACTGGGCGAAAGTAACTCAACCTTGAACATTCACCTGTCTCCCTTCAATCACCTGCGTATGCATTCTATTGaatgttatcattgtttttgATAAACATGGCCCAAGCTGGGTTGGGGCAATGTGTTGGATCAAGTGTGAGTTCAAATACAAACACAAGAGTATAAATCTTCAAATAAAAACTTTCTGAAATATTAAACACAAAAGTACAAACAATGCACACAGAAATGTAAGTCACTGTATCCTGCACACACGTGTACTCAATGAACAACAATCTTACACATAAACGGCCAATTTCTGAGAGCTGTAAATATCTACTTGATATCAGGTGATGCACAACAAATGTCTGCTTGCACATAACTGTCTTCTTGTGCTCATAAATTTTGCCTTCGTGTGAATTTTAAAACTATCTGAAAATGTTAACTCTCTTAAATTTTGCACAATGTTACTATAGGAAATATTGCACCAAAAAGTCCCTTTTCTAGAATCGTGTGTACACCTTTTTGTTTCACGAACCCTTGCTATACAGAATCACCTTAAAAACATAATTGTGATGCATATAAATGCTAGCAATGTATTATGCGCATATATGCACCGGTATGAGTCGAAATCTACAAATATTGGTCCAATAACACTAACCACTTCAACTGGTCAAAGAGAGGTATCCAGTCACAGCAACCACCCCTGACTGGTCAGTGAGAGGTATATAATTAGTGTAACTACCTCTGATTAGGCAATGGGAGGTATCAAATTATAGTGAGCAGATCGTATATCATTATTTGCTGACACAAACCATCCTCCATTTACCGTCACACACTACCACCAAACACCGCCAAATATATGTGGCATTTGGCATACCGTCCCTCCGAAATGAATaccaaacattttaaaaacagaatttgagttgtctgtgttggtgtgactTTTGCAAAACCCTCTAtcacacaaaaatacatcatCATTCCCTAAACAGATAAGATACTTAGAATATATCTGTATCTAACATCTTATACTCAGAGGCTTCAACATTTGGAATCTATTTGAAGCTAACACAGATTCAAAGCTTGACCACTAAGATTGTGAAGTATTACACACAATACATCAATGCGAGAGTTATCTCCTGTAAGTCTCATCTTCCATTAATAAAACTTCCATTTTATAATACACTTTCTCACCGAACCTTTAAGAGTAATATAATCAACATGTAAACCTGTCATGGGACACGCTGCTTCTTCTTGAGGACGTGTACCACATGCATCAAGATGCTGGCACAGTCaggcaggatgatgatgagagCTGTCGTAACGAGTAGTATGATAGCAACGCCTCCCCCTACTCCCTGGGCAGACGGACGCTCATCTTCAGCACTGGACTTCTTCCTCCGATACGAGGAGAGGTTCTTCTTGTCCAGAGTGAGGTCACTGACCATATCGTCTGTTCGCTTCTTTCTTTCTGCAATGGTGAACGTCttcaccaccacacacacctcGTAGACATACCTACCAGGGGAGGTAAGTGTAGAGGAACTGGCCAGTGCTGCTTGAAGTCGCAACAGAAAAGTGTCGATTGAAGGTGAGAATATCCCGGTGGCATTGCTTGAAGATGCAGCCGTTGAAGCTGTTGAAGTAGCGAGGGTAGATGTTGGACTGTCGGTGTCTGTTGTAGCCGTAGTTGTAATAGTAGTTGTAATCACAGCCGCTGGAGATGATGCTGTCGTTGTGGTAACGAAAGGGGTAACCGAGGACGTAATGGCGTTGTCTGACGTTGTTTCCAGAGTCGTTTCTGCCATTGTGTTTGCATTTTGCGTTGTAGTTGCTGTTGGTgatgtttcggagttaatggGTGCCACAGTTGTATCTGTTGTTGTATCTGGCCGTGATGTTGGATTTAATGTTGTAACTGATGATGTTGTAGTTGGtattgtggttgttgttgttgttactgctgctgctattgtTGTTTCTAGCGTAGACATCATAATTCTCGTGTTTGGCGTTGTTGATGTCGTAACTGCAGATGTTGTTTTTTGTAtcgtggttgttgttgttgctgctgtttcGAGTGTAGATATCATAAGTGTTGTGCTTGGCGTTGTTGATGTCGTTGTAACTCTAgatgttgttgtggttgttgttgcgGTTGTTTCCAGTGTAAATGTCATAACTGTCCTGCTTGGCGTAGATGATGTCATTGTCGATGTGTGCATGGTAGCTTCCACGGTTGTAGATGATGTTGTTGAAAAACTAGCCGCTATTTCCTTTGAAGTCGACACTTCTGTTGTGATGCAATCAGGAAATAAATCCCCAGTGCTTGCTACCTCGGATCCGGTAACGTCTGAAACTGAAGTGGAAGAAACGTCAATGAAATCTCAGAGGCCGGAAGTATCACGTGGAGAAAACGTCACAAAAAGGTAACGTTTTAGGAAATAAACGTCAGTGGAAGGAAACTTGAGTTTAAAGGTAACGCCACGGATGGATATGAAGCAAGGGAACGAAGCGTGAGAGGGAGGATATGTCAATGGGATAAAACGTTAGTTTCAGGAAACATCACTTTGGAAGAAAGAAAAGCCAATGCAATGAAACGTCAAGAGAAggaatgcaatgcaatgcaatgtaaCGTCAAAAGGTTAGGAGACGGAGACATCAAAGCAATGTACCGTAAATGCGAGGAATAATCAGTGTAATGTCAATGCAATGTAACGTCTGTGGaaggaactatcagtgtaaTGCCAAGTGAATGGGAGGGCACAGCAGTGCAATGTAACATCGATGGAAGGAACCATCAGTGCAATGTAACGTCAATGGAAGGAAACGTCAGTGCAAAGTAACGTCAATGGAAGGAACCATCAGTGCAACGAAACGCCAATGGAAGGACCTGTTAGTGCAATGTGACGCCAACTGAGGGAAATGTCAGTGCAATCTAATCCGTAGATAAATGAGGTTGAATTCAGGAAAAACCTACATTTGAAGCATCGTCTTCTGCCTGTGGTAAAAGCGACGTTTCGCTGTAGTGTCTCACACATATACGGATCAGACCCAAACAAAAGGTTGCACTGGTTGTACAAGGTGTTGTATTCATACGCCCAACAGATGTCACTTCCGTCCATTTCCTCTTGACAACGAGTTGCGCATGCGTCCTCCGTCATCTTCTCTGACAAGCGCACTCCACCCATTTCACAATTTTGTCCAGTTTCCTTTTCGAACGTACAATCAACTGTTTGCAGAACAGAGTTAAATAAAATCATAAGAAAATTGTTTATCATAAATCAATTCTGGTGAAAATGTAATAACATATGGACCGAACCCATTTGAGTTCATTAAAACCGTAATATGATTCATATTAACCAACTGCTAATGTCCAGTGATCTCCCTTGTCATGGTAAACTGTCGACTGAAGTTACTCAAAGGAAGCATGGGTGTCTGGTAATTGTGTGGCATGAAGTTTAGAAGTCCTAGGCTTGATGTCACGCTATTACCAAAACGCCCGGCTTCCTTTGAATGTCATCAGGAGACATGTTGCCAAGCTACCTTTAATATTGACCAATCAGCTTGCCAAACCACGGAAGTTAACATTCGAACATACCTTTTGAACGAAGATGTCATTCGAGACAAACTCGTGTCATTCTTCACCAACTCGTATCATTCCGGGACAAGTGTCCCAACAGAGACTCGTGCCCCTCTCGAAGGATGTCTTAGGGGAGTAGGAACAtcagaactacttcaaacaggaacgataactctattCATGTTTGATTCCTATGGTACTTAATATCACTGAAGCACTCGTACATTGTATTGTTGATTTTGTTTACGTTTGTTTATTTAAAAGAATTTAACCTCCTCGATATACTTAAAAGgagaaaaaacatatttgttaagGACATATTCTGACGTAATTATTACCACATGTTCACCGTATATTTCCAATTACATTTCTGAAAAGAGTATAATAATCACAAATaagatttgttttattgaatatgGAAATAAAagttatttaaaaacatttctgaaacTGAACAATCGTGTAGCCTTGCTGTTTTACCCCAAGTGGAATTTTGACTGAAttcactgaaaaatatataaatgaccCCAAAAAGAAAAAGTCAGGCAAAACTATTTCCAGAGATGTGAAATATGCTCCCAGTGTTATGAATTCGGCTGAATCCGCAGCTGATTAGTTATACAGATATATTAGCATTCTTTTTATACTCCTAGCGATTTagaatttcatttcactcataTATTTTCCAGCGAATTTAGGTAAAATGCCCTTTGGTGTATAACATGGAACGttcagtttgagaaatattttatcCGATACAACAAATCCTTTTTGTAATTATTAACATCTTTTTAAGAATATATCTGGAAAT comes from the Haliotis asinina isolate JCU_RB_2024 chromosome 12, JCU_Hal_asi_v2, whole genome shotgun sequence genome and includes:
- the LOC137257522 gene encoding uncharacterized protein produces the protein MDLLCAAIGYLAVCISISGTHAASYKARYLMYSTTAVSWNTAQATCSLLRGHLITVDNNVTINVLKYIRAQPEAAAVSDNIWIGLYNAVPTSHVPVYVWTDCKHTDENTTIWFPGEPNSVQTDHCIITSPEYEWKTRNCNEKHAFFCERATGVDCTFEKETGQNCEMGGVRLSEKMTEDACATRCQEEMDGSDICWAYEYNTLYNQCNLLFGSDPYMCETLQRNVAFTTGRRRCFKFSDVTGSEVASTGDLFPDCITTEVSTSKEIAASFSTTSSTTVEATMHTSTMTSSTPSRTVMTFTLETTATTTTTTSRVTTTSTTPSTTLMISTLETAATTTTTIQKTTSAVTTSTTPNTRIMMSTLETTIAAAVTTTTTTIPTTTSSVTTLNPTSRPDTTTDTTVAPINSETSPTATTTQNANTMAETTLETTSDNAITSSVTPFVTTTTASSPAAVITTTITTTATTDTDSPTSTLATSTASTAASSSNATGIFSPSIDTFLLRLQAALASSSTLTSPGRYVYEVCVVVKTFTIAERKKRTDDMVSDLTLDKKNLSSYRRKKSSAEDERPSAQGVGGGVAIILLVTTALIIILPDCASILMHVVHVLKKKQRVP